A genome region from Musa acuminata AAA Group cultivar baxijiao chromosome BXJ3-5, Cavendish_Baxijiao_AAA, whole genome shotgun sequence includes the following:
- the LOC135638761 gene encoding AT-hook motif nuclear-localized protein 10-like, producing the protein MEVRSEQGFMASRDSSSFNVSLQTSPLQPQPLEMQSMRLAYTADGTAIYKPISSSSPAPQPPPTYLGGGGGTIATGDGSTASAAVPPHSLNINVGEPVKKKRGRPRKYGPDGLALTSLATAASVSSSSPTAGTGHLAPSGSADAKKKPKGRPPGSSKKLQMGVLGSAGTGFTPHIITVMAGEDVSSKIMSLSQHGSRAICILSANGAISNVTLRQPATSGGTVTYEGRFEILSLSGSFLLSESGGQRSRTGGLSVSLAGPDGRVLGGGVAGLLMAASPVQVVVGSFIPVVKKESKQINPIDLASAKAAPGGMTGASSPPSRGSLSESSGGPGSPFNQSSGACNNSNQHGLANILWK; encoded by the exons ATGGAGGTGAGGTCGGAGCAGGGCTTTATGGCTAGTAGAGATTCCTCCTCCTTTAACGTCAGTTTGCAGACAAGTCCACTGCAGCCACAGCCGCTGGAGATGCAGAGCATGCGATTAGCTTACACGGCAGATGGCACGGCGATCTACAAGCCGATATCCAGTTCATCTCCGGCTCCCCAGCCTCCACCTACTTACCTGGGAGGAGGTGGAGGGACTATCGCAACTGGAGATGGTAGCACTGCCTCTGCTGCGGTACCACCCCATAGCCTGAACATCAACGTGGGAGAGCCGGTGAAAAAGAAGAGAGGGCGGCCGAGGAAGTACGGACCTGATGGCCTTGCCCTGACCTCCTTAGCTACTGCTGCTTCAGTGTCATCATCTTCTCCTACTGCTGGGACCGGTCATTTGGCACCCTCAGGCTCGGCTGATGCCAAAAAGAAACCAAAGGGCCGTCCACCTGGTTCTAGCAAGAAGCTGCAGATGGGTGTTCTTG GATCAGCAGGAACTGGATTTACACCTCATATTATTACAGTAATGGCAGGAGAG GATGTATCCTCAAAAATTATGTCACTTTCTCAGCATGGATCACGtgctatttgcattctttcagcaaATGGTGCTATATCTAATGTAACTCTTCGTCAGCCAGCAACTTCTGGTGGTACTGTAACTTATGAG GGACGGTTTGAAATTTTGTCACTGTCTGGATCATTTCTGCTGTCAGAGAGTGGCGGACAGCGTAGTCGAACAGGTGGCTTGAGTGTTTCACTTGCTGGCCCTGATGGGCGAGTTTTGGGTGGAGGAGTCGCAGGACTTTTGATGGCAGCATCCCCAGTTCAG GTAGTTGTGGGGAGCTTCATACCTGTTGTTAAGAAAGAATCGAAACAAATTAATCCTATAGACCTGGCATCTGCAAAGGCTGCCCCAGGCGGGATGACAGGAGCCAGCAGCCCACCTTCACGGGGCTCCTTGAGTGAATCGTCAGGTGGCCCCGGGAGCCCATTCAACCAGAGCAGCGGCGCATGCAACAACAGCAATCAGCATGGTCTCGCTAACATACTGTGGAAATAA
- the LOC135638895 gene encoding uncharacterized protein LOC135638895 has translation MSLRIKAVVDKFVKELKEALDADIQDRIMKEREMQSYIEEREREVAEREAAWKAELSRREAEIARQEARLKLERENLEKEKSVLMGTASNQDNQDGALEITVSGEKYRCLRFSKAKK, from the exons ATGTCGCTGCGGATAAAGGCGGTGGTCGATAAGTTCGTGAAGGAGCTGAAGGAGGCGTTGGATGCCGACATCCAGGACCGGATCATGAAGGAGAGAGAGATGCAGAGCTACATCGAGGAGCGGGAGCGCGAGGTCGCCGAGAGGGAGGCCGCTTGGAAAGCCGAGCTCTCCCGACGAGAA GCAGAGATTGCACGTCAAGAGGCAAGGCTAAAGCTGGAAAGAGAAAATCTAGAAAAAGAGAAGAGCGTGCTCATGGGCACAGCATCAAATCAAGACAACCAAGATGGTGCTCTTGAGATCACTGTCAGTGGGGAGAAGTATCGGTGCCTTCGGTTTTCAAAGGCAAAAAAATGA
- the LOC103985388 gene encoding plant intracellular Ras-group-related LRR protein 4, with the protein MGPSLHSVDSVVEEIMRLHRSLPARPGIDEVEAAMALVHNVDKEEQGRIDAILNQNKASEVPEELFFVLQEMQKNLVYYQSKEQKREALKLLDLENIHVLFGELIQRASGCLPSSSNASSLSVPTPSVTDGKVNSKTPTSYSTSVSSAFCSEKEVGRSTDWVSKDDSFLKKPRSHVDGISSNTHLSRGLVPNSTTRQEVTSGEESGKLSLIKLASLIEVSAKKGTRDLNLQNKLMDQIDWLPDSVGKLSSLITLDLSENRIVVLPTTMGALSSLTKLDLHSNRIAQLPDSIGDLHRLLFLDLRGNQLTSLPSTFCKLVHLEELDLSSNQISSLPDAIGSLVRLKKLNVETNDIEELPHSIGNCVVLAELRADYNRLKGLPEAVGRLESLEVLSVRYNNIKGLPTTMASLSKLKELDVSFNELESIPESLCLATSLIKLNIGNNFADLQSLPRSIGNLELLEELDISNNQIRVLPDSFGMLSQLRVLRAEENPLEMPPRHITEMGAQAVVQYMAEYIAKRDIKVLPLKSKMSWAQFCFFSRPNKRKHDGSDV; encoded by the exons ATGGGTCCTTCGTTGCATTCCGTCGACAGTGTTGTCGAAGAGATCATGAGACTCCACCGATCTCTTCCGGCAAGGCCAGGGATAGATGAGGTTGAAGCTGCGATGGCGTTGGTTCACAATGTGGACAAGGAGGAGCAGGGCCGCATCGATGCTATTCTGAACCAGAATAAGGCGTCCGAGGTCCCCGAAGAGCTCTTCTTTGTGCTGCAAGAAATGCAGAAGAACTTAGTGTACTATCAGAGCAAAGAACAGAAGAGGGAGGCTCTTAAGTTGCTTGATCTAGAGAACATCCATGTGTTGTTTGGTGAGTTGATCCAGAGAGCATCCGGCTGTCTCCCTTCGAGCTCGAATGCATCATCTCTGTCGGTCCCTACACCTTCAGTTACAGATGGCAAGGTCAATTCTAAGACTCCGACAAGTTATTCAACTAGTGTTTCATCTGCGTTCTGCTCAGAGAAAGAGGTTGGTAGAAGCACTGATTGGGTTTCTAAAGATGACAGTTTCCTGAAAAAGCCAAGGTCGCATGTAGATGGAATCAGTAGTAACACCCACCTGTCCAGAGGATTGGTCCCGAACTCAACAACTAGGCAAGAAGTTACTTCTG GAGAAGAAAGTGGAAAACTGAGCCTCATTAAACTAGCTAGCTTGATTGAGGTCTCTGCAAAGAAAGGCACTCGTGACCTCAACCTTCAGAATAAGCTGATGGATCAAATAGATTGGTTACCTGATTCAGTTGGGAAGCTCTCTTCTCTTATTACTCTTGATCTTTCAGAAAACCGAATTGTTGTCTTGCCTACTACAATGGGTGCTCTTTCTTCATTAACAAAATTGGACCTTCATTCAAATAGGATTGCTCAGCTTCCTGATTCTATTGGAGATCTCCACCGTCTGCTGTTTCTAGATCTGAGGGGGAATCAATTAACATCATTGCCATCTACATTTTGTAAATTAGTTCATCTTGAGGAACTTGACTTGAGCTCAAACCAGATTTCCTCACTGCCAGATGCAATTGGGAGTCTTGTACGGTTGAAGAAACTGAATGTCGAAACAAATGATATTGAGGAGCTGCCACACAGTATTGGTAATTGTGTTGTGCTTGCTGAGCTTCGAGCAGATTATAATCGTTTGAAAGGCCTTCCAGAAGCCGTTGGAAGACTAGAATCTTTGGAGGTTCTCTCTGTTCGCTACAACAATATCAAAGGACTTCCAACTACAATGGCATCTTTATCAAAGTTGAAGGAGCTTGATGTTAGTTTTAATGAGCTTGAGTCAATTCCTGAGAGCTTGTGCCTTGCAACTTCTCTGATCAAGCTAAACATAGGAAATAATTTTGCCGATTTACAATCTCTCCCACGCTCGATTGGCAATCTTGAGTTGCTTGAGGAATTAGACATCAGCAACAACCAGATTAGGGTCCTTCCTGACTCTTTTGGGATGTTGTCACAGCTTCGTGTGCTTCGTGCAGAAGAGAACCCCTTGGAAATGCCTCCAAGACATATAACTGAAATGGGTGCACAA GCTGTTGTGCAGTACATGGCTGAATATATTGCAAAAAGGGATATTAAGGTACTACCTTTAAAGTCTAAGATGAGCTGGGCTCAGTTCTGCTTTTTTTCAAGGCCTAACAAAAGAAAGCATGATGGCTCTGACGTGTAA